The following nucleotide sequence is from Dromaius novaehollandiae isolate bDroNov1 chromosome Z, bDroNov1.hap1, whole genome shotgun sequence.
TGCCTTTTGATTTGGACTTTTTAGCTTCTTCTTCTGGTTTGTCCTTCTTCAGCTTTCTATTTGCTCTTGGAACGATGTCATCAAATGGATTAAACAAAACCtattgaaaattaatattttagacaCATCTTTAACAGGCATCTTGTTGTAATTAAATGATTGAGTATTTTAAATCAGCATATACAAAGACATGTATATTGTAGATAATTATAGATAAATGTGTGCCAAGTTTTCAAATTAGAACACAGTCGTCTGAAAActatgaacaaacaaaaaatctttaagttgcaaatttcaaaacagaacatACCTACCTCGCTACTTCTTATTTTGTGTGGACTAAGTGGTCTCTCTTCCTTGTCAACTTCTACTTCAGCCAGTCGCAACATGTTATAGATTGTATCCCCTGTAACCTGGTATAGAAAATATCCTAAGTGCatagcatttttaaaagacaacagGTACAGggaacaactttttaaaaatttaacagtGGAGTTTAAAAAGTTAGCACAGGTAGCTAAGACTGCACTTTTGAGAGCTTGAGGAAGGGAGAGTGTCAAATTCTTACTGGGAGCTGtgaaagaggaaaatagaaaCACTGTGGAATGTAGAAATAGttgatttatttctttcaaaaaccATGATAGTGGCAAATCCATCTTGTGGCTTTCATTTTCCTGATTCTTCTTGGGTGATTATAATTTACAAATggaattttataaaaatgttactATTATTAAACTGATTTATAAGACACAgtcataaaattttaattaaaggaagCACAAcactaaaaaataatttaaaagaaagtcaACAGCAATGCAGATAATTATAGAAATTACCAACAGAAACATTCCTATCAGgcatgggaaacaaagagaatgGAGACAGCCTAGAAAGTAGTGAAATAAATTTCAAAGgtacacagcagaaaaacaacaCTAAAACAGCCTTTGAATAAAGAGAAACATATAATTGCTTTTGCCAAACTCAAATGTGTAGCCTGTGTGGCAGACCTTTCCAAAGATTGTGTGCTTGTTATTAAGTTCATCTGCACGACCCAACGTAAAGAAAAACTGACTGCCATTATCATGGGGTCCGGCATTTGCCATAGCAACAAGTCCTCTTCGATTAAATCGCAATCGTGAGTGGAACTCATCCTgccaaagaaaaaagacaaaggaataTGATTTAGAcatgtaactttatttttttccacttctttagCCAATTAGATTTACATcaatatatgcacacacaaaaaataagttattaattatttttctgacagTAATAAAACCATTTGTAACTTAATGCCACGATTATATTTAATAGCTGCTGTTCTcaacagattttattaaaaaaaactaaccaaacactgaagaaaaaatactgtatcaATAATATAAAAAACATGATTTAAGAAAAACTGTAACTTCTGTCTTTTCTAAAGATTCTGTTTTTCCAAGCATTGTCTAATTATTAGtgttattcagtatttttgttaGAATTAACTCTCCCCccaacattaaaaagaaaagacacttcTCAAAGCAAGTAACTGCAACGCATACATTTCTTGTAAACCTATCATTCTTGTTAACCACTACATTTTGGGACAAATCTCAATTCAGGTAAAATAACTGGAAGTTCAGTAACAGACTGCAATAGTTCAATATTGAACAAGTATCATGGTCCCAAAAAAGTTCTTCCTAGGTAAGACAGAGCAGAACTACTTTCAAGGGAATGTGAATTGATGATTAATATATTAATAGCATGATAGTATCACAATTCTAAACACTGCAATACTGAATGATATCACTAATTTTAAGCAGTAGTGCTACTACAGTATTGGGAATATTTGTTTTGTGCTCTGCTTAGGTACCAATCCCCTCCATAAACATTAAGATTACATGCATGAGTCTACTCTAGCAGTAGGAGAGATAGAAGGCCCAGAGACAGGCTATGCAGCTTCATCCACTAGCTAAAGGTCTTCCCCACCGTGTCTGAAACAAAGCAATCAAGCAGAATAGaatacagtgtgtgtgtgcgtgtgtggctTCGCTCGTGATCTGAGGCTCCTGGGTCAAGAAATGAGCTGTGCCAGTATCAATAATTCAAATGAATGCACATACAACATTCAGGGACCTTCGCCAAGACATAAATATACATAAGTAATGTACATTTCTGAGTTTGCCTTATATAAACACCTACTCTTAACTCTTCCCCCCTTCTTTGTGCAGTTCATGCTAATAAggttatatatttataatatcaCAACAGCTAGATTTAAGAACTCTGAATACAAAAATGCATATTCAAAAATACTGAAGCAACATGTTAAAGCAATTAATGTACACAACTAAAGTTACATTTCTTACAtgagttttgcttttttgcaaCCTAACTTATTAGGAAGGCCAATTAGTAGGGAATAACCAAAAATTAACACACAAGATAAAGGTATCTACCTTGAAAGGAGCTCCATAGATTGAATCTCCACCTGACCCAGTACCAGTGGGATCACCACCTTGCACTATAAAACCAGGCACAACTCTGTGAAATATTGTGTTATTGtaatattctaaaaaaaaaaaaaaaaaaaaaaaaaaaaaaaaagaaagaaaggaaaatggatattaaatatgtttaaatgGTCTCACATTTACACTTCCATATAGATTAGGCAGAGATATCCAGTGACTGGAGATCCAGAAAACAAGTACTGTAACTGGGTTCTGCTCCTTCCACTGtgtttcctcctcttccactgtCTTGCTTGGTGTGACTGTATCTCATCTATATTATACGACTGATGACACTTATGACAAAAATTGTGGTGTGTCATACACTTCTGCTGCAAAAGGCACTGCACATCACTGATAAGATGATATTGATAAGTTACTTGCTTTCCAGCTTTCTAGTATTATCATTGTCCCAATATATACCAATTTAAAAGGAGAGCTAAATCTACTACACTTTGTCCCAGCTCACATGTATAGTTATCCATACCCATACACCAAATAGTTAGCATCTTCACTGACCAGCATGAAACACAGGTGTCATCACTTTCACCTGCATTGTACTTAAGCTGATGATTTTCACAGAGTGAAATACGTGGTACAGTTTCCTCTCTAAGTTACTTTCTCTCTGCTCTATATACATCAGATAAGatcataaggaaaacaaaaggaaccAAAATTTAACTCTACTtgatatatatttgttttttgtttttttaatctgcaacATGCTGCAAGACAAAGCAAGATCTATAAATGTTACAGCATAGCTAGGTATCTTCATGGATGGTCATACCCTAGGGAACTTACAAGGGAAATATTCAAATTTATCATAAAAAACCACATGATCCTACACAGCAGTCAGACAAATTCAGAAAGGATATCCTTTAACCCTGAGGGTAACTCTCAGGACTTGCCAATGGCTGAGTTGTCTTAcctttgcaaaaaaaatctccacaTCAAGATTAGATGTAAGAAACCAACCAAACAAGAAACAGACGTGTTTTGTGCTGGAGGCACAAATCCCAGACTGCTATTTTTCCTGAACAGAAGAGGGCTAAAAGAACTCTTAGTCACTCCATAAATGCATAAATGGGATAAGGGCAGCAGCTAGAAAACACATAAAGGCAAAAAGTCCTTCATATATTCTTGGTATAGTTCTCCCAATAGAGAATTTCTCATTCTGGCACCTGCTATTTCAATGATAAGCATTGCAGAGTTTCAGCCAACACAAAACTACAGTAAAAGATACATTAAAAGCATTTGTGAATAAATGGAAAAGTAGCAAGGATAGCAATAAAAAGAGTAGCTTTCCAGAGGATGTCCGAGTTTtgcatcatttttatttcatacattCATTAAATGAGGAGTTATACTTTATAGTGACTTATCAAAAATAAGTCTTTGCCTAAGTCTTTGATGTACATCAAAGACTTTTCAATAAATACTATCTCATCTACTAGATTtgagaaaaacatcttttttttaatacttttttcatTCAAGTTCTTTTTACAAGACCTTGAGGAATATTCTTTTTCTGGATACTATTTagtattttttactattttagtATTTCTGCATTTCATGTAACATAAGGTAAAAGCATAATTATGACTCTATTTTACAAAAAAGGCATAAAGATATCAATATTGTACATGAAATAATTTCAGCAACTCCAATCCCATTTAGTCATTACCTTCCATACAAAGCTGGATGAAATTTCGACATGCTTTTGGTGCTTCCTTTGACCACAGTTCTATATCAATATCTCCTGCTGTTGTTCTCAGCAAGACCTATAAAAGCATGGATAAATACATCATTAGTTTCCTTGCAACTTAATCACTGATTAAAGAACATCGCTAGTGAGTTAAAAAAGAATACTTCTAAATTCATGAGGTTAGTAACAGCAGGAGATACTCTGATGTGCTGGGTAGCAACTGTGAGCCCCACATAGGATTATCAGTAGGCAGAGTTTTCAACTAATGGTAAGTAAGGTAATGCTTCAAGACTAATGACCGGGTACCAGACACATGACAGACGAATTAGATACTCTTCATCCACATCCACAGTCAAGCAACACAGAGAAAGAATAATTATGCCTTAAAACTCCAAAGACACATAACTTTATCACAGGTGTAGCACATTAGGTTCAGTGGGACATCACGATAATATTAAGGACCTCAGATTTGGTCACAGAACAGGGGAAACAAGACCTAATGCTTCAAGGACTACTTTGTGTTACATAGCACACGTTGTTCCTTGGGTCAGGTGATGCCTTTAAGGGCTACAATACATCAAGCACTAATTTTAATCACACCAGCGCCACAGCACTGAAACTATCCCCACACGCACGCAGTGCACACTCTCCTCACCCGCCCCCCGAGTACTCCCACAGCCCaccccggcccctccgcccccccagGCGGCCGCAGGcgcccccactgcaccccccgcCCTCGGCCGGCtcccgggggcagcggccgccgccccgccccgcccggcgcggcagGCCTCACCTTGCCGTTGGTGGGAGGCTCCTGGATGTAGATGTTGCTCATGGTGGCGCGAGGGGCGCCCCGGGACCCCGCCAACTGCCCCGGCGCGCCGTGCCGCTACGCTTCGCCTCCAGAGCCGCACTACCGCCGCCAGCCTCCCGCCATCTTGGACGCTCCTACCCGGCccagcgcggcggggaggcggctgcCCAAGccgaggggaaggaggaagggatgaGTCCCCGGCCGAGCCGCCGCGCGAGTCGATGAGCACCAGCTCCGCCTCAGCAGCACCTAGAAGCTCTCCCGAAACCTCGCGTCCCGCTCCTCTGCTCCCGCCCGGCACGGGGGCGGCCCCGTCCTCCCTGCGAGTGGCACGGTCCTGCAGTGCGCCGCGCAAAGCCTTCCGGCGGGGAGAGCGGCCGCTGCAGCCTGGGCCGGCCGGAGCGGGCCGCGGCCGTCTCCATGGCTCTGCCGGGTGAGGCGCGGGGTCGGGCCGCGGGaggaaggggcagcagcaggcggGCCGTGGAGCGCGGTTCTGGGAAGGGGCAGTAAGCTCAGGGCCGATAGAAGACTACGCGTCCAGCCGCGGTGGCCGCGTGCGACTGTGTTGCAGCGTGGGAGGGGAGGTCGGCGGGAGTCTGTAGCTGGGGGTATTTTCATTTATTACCCTTCTCTTTCGCACCTTCCTGCTCGCTTAGGTGCGTTTGCAGGTGGCTTTTATGTGAGGAACGGTTTGTGGTGCATCTCCTAACCTCATAGGGGCTGCGGGTAGGGAAACGCTGCTTTAGTTTAGAAAGCTGATTTTCTAAAACGGCCCTAGTTTTAggagcaagagagagagggaaacttTGGGGGTTTCAGGTAATGGAAACTTAGTTGTGACTTCCGTTATGAATAGGCTTAGCTGATTAAAAATTGGTCCATTTTTCTTGGGTTTCTGgggtttttcttctcctgagtCCTGTTTTACTATGTCTGTATATTAACAGTTAACTGAGCTCACAGAGGTAAAGAAAGTGTCTGGTTTTCCCCAGATTTACACTGTTCTGGTCCTTCTTCCTGCAAAATATCTGTTGTCCTTTCCCTTACTCTCTTCACTTTATTCTCCATCTCCTTTCTTGCACCAGTTAATTCTTTGCATGTTGGTGGTTTGTTGCCTGAGTTCAAGGTGGCTTTGTTTAgctagattttttaaaattattatttccatctgtctttttgtcttttttcaggAATGATTTATTTATATCTCTTTTAATTGCCTTCTTAGACAGTTCTTGCAATTAAAATATACATCACCTCAGAATTTCCAGGTGTTGTCTGTCAACATGCACACACTGCAAGAATTTATAAGTACACTTGTGGTGTGCAGTTATGGATCACTGAAATGTTCGGTGACTATTAGCGTGTCCATACTGTAACCAAACAAATGCATGAGTTTTTGGAGAAACGGATTAATTATTAAAGTTATAAggtcagaaaaaaatcaacagaggATTTGGCAGTAAGTTACATGAAGTCGAATGATCCATACCAGTTTATACTAGCCAAACTTATTCTGATAGAATACTATGCAGAAAAGTGACTTTAGAAATGCAGtttgtcttgcttttctttacatttgtgTCAGTCTTCCTGGTGACAAACAGTCTGAGATCTTAGTGATCTTAGTATTCTGAAAGGAACGCTCATTCCTCTCTGTGCATTGACATTGTCaagtcagatttaaaaaaaagctttaagagTTCTGTTTCATTACACCTAATTGATGGAATTTTCTCTTTCAGGTGGAAATAAGGATAACATCAGAGCGGGATGCAAGAAATGTGGCTACCGTAAGTCTGTAGTAAGCAACGTGAAGATGCATACGATACAGTGTTTTCTTCGATTTATGATGTCTGACCTGCCTTTTGGAGAGGAGAAAACAAGTTTCCTCCTTTATTGCCCAGACATTTCTGTTTAAGTTAccgtatttgtttttcttttttcctactcaTTCTCTGTTCCCCCACGCTTATTGCTGCTTTCAAAAACCCTTGAGTTTCTTCATGAAAACAATATGCTACTGTATTCGTATATGCTTCATTTGCATGCAATTAATTTAAGACCATGCTTTAAATTCAAAGTTTCCTGATACCTAGCTTAGTACTTACTGAGACGAATAGAACATCATGCTTCTTCTGAGCTGTCGTATGAGTCTCTCTGCAAAACTTAAGCAGACATTTCTGCTCAAGTTATGTCCGATgcatattttgaaacaaaaactaGTTTAAAATTTGTATGACCTTCTACACTAAGAAAATCTGCTTCTTCATGCAGTCTATTTCAAgaaacaggtttttctttttctttcttttctttttttttttttttgcaagttctCTAGCTAGTATTTAGCTCATGCTTTGCATTATGCTGTCATCATAAAAGCATGTCTGTTCTGTGGCTACTCTCCTGCTGAACAGGGATTTGTCCTATTGTAGAATTAAATTTTGTAATCACTAAGGCTTATTTTTTGaataataaggggaaaaaaaaccccattgttttaaattaaattaaatttcattgAACCTGTAATATATGGATTTAAGTTATGTATTTTATGAGCATTATGTGGgagtgaagggaaaagaaagcttgCTTGCTTCTTTTACTGTAGACTTTGCCTCCAACGAATTTTGTCAATGAGTTGCTTGTGCATATCAGTTCTTCCAAGGGAGCATGGATATCTGTAGTGATTGATTTGTAGCTTCAATAGCAGCAGCTTTCTGGAAGGGGAGGGAAGTTGTAAAGTCACTCATCCTGTATTTATCTTCCTAAaagctctgtcttcaggatgtagGTTTTTTGATATGAAGCAGCTGAGTTTGTTTCAGTTGCTActtgaatttctgtatttttagcagtGTCTCTCCCAAACTATATCttcaaattgttttatttttctgtagtgTTCTAATAGGTGTATATATAGCTGCAAGgtttctgttattattattattgagatGTAacttagaaaactgaaaatactaGTTAGTCAGGTAGTATTTTAGTCAGTATTATGTACCTGGTCTTAAAGATAAATTATATCTTATAAGGAAATAAAATCCTTGTATTTTgctagagggagagagaaagagtaaTATAACACATATGGTctagttttttaaatatttcactccttgcttttaaatgcttcttcAGGAAAGAATCtgagaccattaaaaaaaatagaaaacaaaggtTGGATGAAATCTTTAAATTCACAGAAATATGAAGGGAGGTCATAAAGCACCATTAAATGGGATATCTTTGCACAGCCTCAAAATTCTTCAatacttttttaaagtaatctttCTCACTCCCCATTCATAGATCACAGTCTCACCTTTTCACTTACCAAACTGAATAATACTAAAATGCGTGTTTCTTAGCTTCTGATATTATTTGGtaattttaaacttttctttctgaatatttgTTTTGTTCAGCTGGTCACTTGACATTTGAATGCCGAAACTTCCTCCGAGTGGATCCCCAAAGAGATATTGTTTTAGATGTTAGCAGCACTAGCAGTGAAGACAGTGAGGAAGAAGAACTACAAAGATTGCAAGCCCTGCGTGAAAAAAAGAGTATGTTtgttgttgtggggttttttcttttcttttaagagtaAATCACATAATGGTCCTGGAATGATCATTTTATCCTTTTTGAAAATTACTATTAGTTCTTCCAATcagtgctttaaaagaaagattttacttCATGTGTTCAGACTTCAGAGATTTGATACACCTAAgtcttttttattataatttggaACATCTCAAAAGGAGTTCTTAAATACAAAAGATTGTAAGACTGGTAGTAAGCAGCTTAGAAGAAAATGATGTGGATGTTCCGAGTTAATCTTTTGATTATTGCATATGGTTTAAGCATCCTAAAGTTGATGGTAACTGTTAATGACAAATAAGAAAAGTGAGTGTCTCTCCAGTTTCTAAGTAGTATTTTGACTGAAAGAGCTAGTGAATTGAATTTGAACATTCATATTTGGAGAGATACTGTTCCCTGTGTGGAATGTTTGAACATCAGCCGTGTGTCAGACGGAGAATAGGTGGGTTAATTAGTTACCAGGTACTTGAGTTCATTTGAACTTGGGCTCTGAAAAGGCCTTTCCCCTAAATATGAAGAGGAGCTTGTTCCACCATAGCAGGTTTTAAATAGATTGGTAAATCTATaatgaattttctttatttttttttccacatgcttGAAACATCACATCTTTTTCTATCAGTCTTGCGTTCCAGACTCTACATTCAGTTCCTACCCAAGACACTATTTAGGAAGGAGAAGGGATAGAGAGGCCCCGCATATTTTTGCTGTAACACTTCAGAAGAAACGCATAGTCTCTGCATGTCAGAGTGCTGAATTGGATCTACAGCAGTCCTTTCCTGCAACAAGTCTCCTTGGAAAAACTTGTTGCCATTTATTATGTACTTTCGAGTGtagagctttctcttttttttttttctttgggggggggttcTCCTAAACAAATTAAAGATGGATTCTGCAGGAAAAACAGCTGTTTATTCGATCTTGTGATATTCttgtctctttcatttttctttctcaacatGTAGCTGCTATGTGTAGTTTAAGGCCATCTGTATCTTTAACTCATTTAGAGGTTTCgagaatgtttttttccccttttgcttttgATCCTGCCTTCCCCTTCCTTGTTTAGGTAAACCTCAGGACACTTATAAGAAAATAAGTAACAATGTTCTCCTATCTGAACCTGAATGTTTATTTTACATTGAGTTTGTATTGGTAACTGTGTTCCTATTGGCTTTGAAACAAAGATACAATCCTAACTGCAAAAGTGATCTCTGGCCTTAATAAAGCTAGGGTTTTCCTGAGTTCTGTTCCTGGATggtggaaagaggaagaagggtggcAGGTTTGTTTAGAGGACAGTTCATGGTAGAAGCCTGACTTCCAGTTGCCTATTAACTGAAAAATTTGCCTTCCTGGGCAGAAGATGCTACTCGTTGTTATCTCTTCCAtcccgctccagcagctcctAAGTCATTGCTAAGTAGAAGAATCAGTTCTGGTATAAAAAATCTGTGCGTCTTCAAACCTAGCCTTTTGGATGAGGTTGTTTTGGACAAATATCTAGTTAAATTTTTAAAGCAACTCATAAAAATGAGTTGGTGAAGCAATGTGATTTCACAAACATACTTAAAGTTATAAAGGTAATTGACAGGGAAGTCTATAATGGTAGAAGATTTAGTTATGTTTTGTTATATGCTTGCTATGCTAACTGTCCCTCAATAACATAATTCAGAGTCAGATATTAAGGTAGCTAAAGATGTCTTTTCCATGGAAGTACAGACAATACTTAGTGTTTGTGGAACTCAATAGCGTTTGAATATTTGAATATTGTTGTCACATCGTTGGTTCAGTCTCTGAAGGTTTTCTTTCTCGTCATAGAATTCATTCAGTCTCAAAGTGTGGTCTTGATAAAGTACTATTGGTGTCTTTGCAGGTGTTTCTCTTTAGTCATAAATGTATCTTTACTGTAACAGTAAGAGCTTTCTAGCTGTCCCTTTCTTTAGTATTAGTGTTAAACCATATTTAGGTTTTATCCGACTGCACATGGAAAGTAGGGATAGGCCAGAGTGGGAGTGACTTTTCTAGCAATTTTTACAGACAGTATATTAACAGTTAATTGAAAATTTGTGTTAGTTATGACTTAACTATTTGCACATGAAATGAGGCTGTGTGCAAGTAATTCAGGTAAGCCTGAGTGaatatacttttttattatttgatagATTTTGTTTACATGACCTGTTTTCAGACTTGTGCAagtcttaaaaatacagaataatggATATGGAAACCCAAAGTTGATGTAAATGTGAAGGACAAGTCACAAATCTTGCTACATTTTACAGGTATTTCTTCACTCAATCTTTAAATAAAAGTCCTTGGAATGTAAGTGCTATAACAAGTTCTGCTGCTCTGCAAAATATTACTGGAATTAATTTactagggaaggaaaaggaaagcttttaaTGAGGATTTTATGCTAATTTTATGCTGTTGCTGAAACCATTCTTTTAATGCTAATAATaattcagaactgaaatattttgtaaactaACTTTTTATTCACAGATttaaatgaggaagaagaaaaaaagaaacaaaaaagaaaaagcaaagaaaaaacaaaaataaagaaagcaagaaaaaggtaACTCTCTCACACAcctaatttaatttcaaaacagaacTTTAGAAATAttccatgttgtttttttttttcttcccgaaaacattttttcttttgatccAACATGTTTTGCTAAGTACATCTTTGATTTGAAAAGCTTCCTGTATTCCAGTGAAAACTTGTCTGTTTTCTTGAATGGTGGTAGTGTCACCACACTTTCTGCTATAATGTTAGGACCATGAAAGTCTTGAAAATCTAGCAAGGCAGGGAAGTTCTGAAGGCCCGCAGTTCTGAAATAGCAGTGCTCCCACTGATTGCCCCACACTGAGGGATCCCAGGATGTGGAGGGAAGAGCAGAACCACCAGAACAAGTCAGCAGAACTCTGCGGTTGGCAGCCCCGAGATCCCCAGCTTAGCCACATGAAGGGGCTGCTCTTGAGTTCACCGACCC
It contains:
- the LOC112987039 gene encoding protein SREK1IP1, coding for MALPGGNKDNIRAGCKKCGYPGHLTFECRNFLRVDPQRDIVLDVSSTSSEDSEEEELQRLQALREKKNLNEEEEKKKQKRKSKEKTKIKKARKRSSSSSAAEEDKPKSKKQKSQKKEKKKEKKNKSKKGKHHKKDKKKRKKEKSSSSDSSDSSSSD
- the LOC112987038 gene encoding spliceosome-associated protein CWC27 homolog isoform X2, which encodes MSNIYIQEPPTNGKVLLRTTAGDIDIELWSKEAPKACRNFIQLCMEEYYNNTIFHRVVPGFIVQGGDPTGTGSGGDSIYGAPFKDEFHSRLRFNRRGLVAMANAGPHDNGSQFFFTLGRADELNNKHTIFGKVTGDTIYNMLRLAEVEVDKEERPLSPHKIRSSEVLFNPFDDIVPRANRKLKKDKPEEEAKKSKSKGTKNFNLLSFGEEAEEEEEEVNRVSQSMKGKSKSSHDLLKDDPHLSSVPAVKSEATGEERGSSEEEEEHNEDTDSVEGEVTSNERFQMKERIAKKLKIDTNETAKLPLQEEETKAEKKTTSRSEELRKEVRQLKRELLEAKQRKEERAVKSKEKEEEEPAPNSIVEEYLQEKRKYEDKRKQQPKKGVSREDQDVTCTSI